The following coding sequences lie in one Phaeodactylum tricornutum CCAP 1055/1 chromosome 12, whole genome shotgun sequence genomic window:
- a CDS encoding predicted protein has translation STNERPVSKLRPSKPITSRIDDTILRVSQTLSSKRGAASLVVSTDGSLAGIMTDTDITRRVVAKHIDTSATSVSEVMTPNPTCVAMSDSAMDALTTMVENHFRHLPVVDDQGSVVGLLDIAKCLNDAISKLERTSEKTNSAAEDAVKQMVAQQGAGGAQAAALKALLGNLMSQAFGGKQMPTLRSLLAGKPGTLVDPSTSIRNCGLRMADSRKAALVVDDGELVGVFTFKDMMSRAVAKELDLDVTPVSQVMTPSPEFVSPDMTVLEALQSMHDNKFLTLPVCESDGRVVGLVDVMDVIHGCGGAEGWKSIFSNTPYVTKLPGNIPATLEFEEPDDHASFNGSTIGDERGVSKLLSPDEGSLAAVVGVFKVTEPNGRTHRIRCETLVTELLEAVAEKVDIPRSRLQIQYVDDEGDTVVITTDHDVTESWSFARKANQKVAKLN, from the exons TCTACCAATGAGCGTCCTGTCTCAAAACTCAGACCGTCCAAGCCAATCACTTCTCGAATTGATGATACCATATTACGGGTAAGTCAAACGTTGTCGAGCAAGAGGGGGGCCGCGTCGCTCGTAGTGTCTACGGACGGAAGCCTGGCCGGTATTATGACTGATACCGACATCACACGCAGAGTGGTTGCAAAGCATATTGATACGTCAGCAACCTCTGTGAGCGAAGTTATGACTCCAAATCCAACGTGTGTTGCCATGAGCGATTCGGCAATGGACGCATTGACTACGATGGTCGAGAATCATTTCAGGCATCTCCCTGTTGTAGACGATCAAGGGTCAGTGGTTGGCCTGTTGGATATAGCGAAATGCTTAAACGATGCAATCAGCAAGTTGGAGCGCACCAGTGAAAAGACGAATAGTGCTGCGGAGGACGCGGTGAAGCAGATGGTGGCGCAGCAAGGAGCCGGTGGAGCCCAAGCTGCTGCACTGAAGGCACTCCTCGGCAATCTCATGTCGCAGGCGTTCGGAGGGAAGCAGATGCCGACGCTTCGTAGTCTCTTGGCAGGAAAGCCAGGGACACTTGTTGATCCATCTACGAGCATTCGTAACTGCGGTCTACGGATGGCAGATAGTCGCAAAGCGGCTCTGGTagtcgacgacggcgaacTTGTGGGTGTGTTTACTTTCAAGGATATGATGTCGCGAGCCGTGGCTAAGGAGCTAGATCTCGACGTGACTCCGGTGTCACAGGTGATGACTCCCAGTCCGGAGTTTGTGTCGCCGGATATGACTGTCTTGGAGGCCTTACAATCGATGCACGACAATAAGTTTTTGACTCTTCCGGTTTGTGAGAGCGATGGTCGGGTCGTTGGTCTGGTTGATGTAATGGACGTCATACATGGTTGTGGTGGAGCTGAAGGCTGGAAGTCCATCTTTAGCAAT ACCCCTTACGTAACAAAGCTTCCTGGAAATATTCCGGCGACTTTGGAATTCGAAGAGCCTGATGACCACGCTTCCTTCAATGGGAGTACAATCGGTGACGAAAGGGGCGTGTCCAAGCTGCTTAGTCCCGACGAAGGAAGTCTTGCCGCGGTTGTCGGTGTTTTTAAAGTCACCGAACCAAACGGAAGGACCCATCGCATTCGATGCGAAACTTTGGTCACGGAGCTTCTAGAGGCGGTTGCGGAGAAGGTCGATATTCCCCGAAGCCGTTTGCAGATCCAGTatgtcgacgacgaagggGACACGGTCGTAATAACGACTGATCACGATGTCACGGAATCGTGGTCCTTTGCTCGCAAAGCTAACCAAAAAGTCGCTAAATTGAAT